A single window of Martelella sp. NC20 DNA harbors:
- a CDS encoding DUF4167 domain-containing protein, translating to MRPGQQNKRGRGRGGNNNNNNFNRKGANPLTRTYDSTGPDVKVRGTAQHVAEKYMALARDAHSSGDRVMAENYLQHAEHYNRIISAAQVQMQDRFQRDDRSENDDNDDNGPQANGNQADDRDDSNDRIDRNDRNDRNDRNDRDRNDRRSNRRPEQAVDADGPQPVIEGTPAEVLAEDANGQPVEKSRRRSATPARPRRTKRAAAETTSDDSAVAPEPAGEGDGPKKPARRRRTPKAEAADDGAGNKQEGPVMADSPAE from the coding sequence ATGAGGCCAGGACAGCAGAATAAGCGCGGACGCGGGCGCGGCGGCAATAATAATAACAACAATTTCAACCGCAAGGGCGCCAACCCGCTGACCCGGACCTATGACAGTACCGGTCCGGATGTGAAGGTCCGCGGTACCGCCCAGCATGTTGCGGAAAAATACATGGCGCTTGCGCGCGATGCCCATAGTTCCGGCGATCGCGTCATGGCCGAAAACTATCTTCAGCATGCCGAGCACTATAACCGCATCATCTCCGCCGCCCAGGTGCAGATGCAGGATCGCTTCCAGCGCGACGACCGCTCCGAAAACGACGACAATGACGACAATGGCCCGCAGGCCAACGGCAACCAGGCCGACGATCGTGACGACAGCAATGACCGCATCGATCGCAACGACCGTAACGATCGCAACGATCGCAATGACCGGGACCGCAATGACCGGCGCAGCAATCGCCGCCCCGAACAGGCCGTCGATGCCGATGGACCGCAGCCGGTGATAGAGGGTACGCCCGCCGAAGTGCTGGCTGAGGACGCCAATGGCCAGCCGGTCGAAAAATCGCGCCGCCGCTCGGCAACGCCCGCCCGCCCGCGCCGCACCAAGCGCGCTGCCGCCGAGACGACCAGCGACGACAGCGCTGTCGCACCGGAACCGGCCGGGGAGGGTGATGGCCCGAAGAAACCGGCACGCCGCCGCCGCACCCCCAAGGCCGAAGCCGCAGATGACGGGGCCGGGAACAAGCAGGAAGGCCCTGTCATGGCCGACAGCCCCGCGGAATAG
- the cmk gene encoding (d)CMP kinase produces MALVIAIDGPAAAGKGTLARKLAAHYGLPHLDTGLTYRAAAKALLDAGKPLDDEAIAAEMAGGIDLGGLDRAVLSAHAIGEAASKIAAMPAVRVALVAAQRRFAEAGSGAVLDGRDIGTVVCPDATVKLYVAADAELRARRRYDEIVASGGTADFAEIFEDVKRRDARDMGRKDSPLKPADDAHLLDTSKMGIEAAFQAARAIIDAQLDRIN; encoded by the coding sequence ATGGCATTGGTGATTGCAATCGACGGGCCGGCTGCGGCCGGCAAGGGGACGCTGGCACGAAAGCTCGCCGCTCATTACGGCCTGCCGCATCTCGATACCGGCCTTACCTATCGCGCCGCCGCCAAGGCCCTGCTCGATGCCGGCAAGCCGCTTGACGACGAGGCGATCGCCGCGGAAATGGCGGGCGGGATCGATCTTGGCGGGCTCGACCGCGCGGTGCTTTCCGCCCACGCGATCGGCGAGGCGGCCTCGAAGATCGCTGCAATGCCTGCCGTGCGCGTGGCTCTCGTGGCCGCCCAGCGTCGGTTCGCCGAGGCCGGCAGCGGCGCGGTGCTGGACGGACGCGATATCGGCACGGTGGTCTGTCCGGACGCGACGGTAAAGCTCTATGTCGCCGCCGATGCCGAATTGCGGGCAAGGCGCCGCTATGACGAGATCGTCGCCTCAGGCGGGACTGCCGATTTTGCCGAGATTTTCGAGGATGTGAAGCGCCGCGACGCGCGCGATATGGGCCGCAAGGACAGTCCGCTGAAACCGGCTGACGATGCGCACTTGCTTGATACGTCCAAAATGGGTATAGAGGCCGCGTTTCAGGCCGCGCGCGCGATTATCGACGCGCAGCTTGACCGGATTAACTGA
- the prfA gene encoding peptide chain release factor 1, translating into MARLPKDKMRELERRFSEVEARMSSGPDAETYVKLASEYAELEPVVAKIRAYQATESELGDLEALLADKATDREMRELAEMEMPDLEERIETLSGEIQLLLLPRDAADEKSAVLEIRAGTGGSEAALFAGDLFRMYERYASAHGWKVEVLSASEGDAGGYKEIIASVTGKGVFSRLKFESGVHRVQRVPETEAGGRIHTSAATVAVLPEAEDIDIEVRQDDIRIDTMRASGAGGQHVNTTDSAVRITHIPTGIVVTSSEKSQHQNRAKAMQVLRARLYDMERQRKDSERSADRKSQVGSGDRSERIRTYNFPQGRVTDHRINLTLYKLDAVIAGDLDEVVDALVSDYQAGQLALLGGEAH; encoded by the coding sequence GTGGCAAGGCTACCCAAAGACAAGATGCGCGAACTGGAGCGGCGGTTTTCCGAGGTCGAGGCGCGGATGTCCTCAGGACCCGACGCGGAAACCTATGTGAAGCTCGCCTCCGAATATGCCGAGCTCGAGCCGGTGGTGGCCAAGATCCGCGCCTATCAGGCCACTGAGAGCGAACTTGGTGATCTTGAGGCCCTGCTCGCCGACAAGGCGACCGATCGCGAGATGCGCGAACTCGCGGAAATGGAAATGCCCGACCTCGAGGAGCGGATCGAGACGCTGTCGGGCGAAATCCAGCTGCTGCTGCTGCCGCGCGACGCCGCCGATGAAAAGAGCGCGGTGCTCGAAATCCGCGCGGGCACCGGCGGATCGGAGGCCGCCCTTTTCGCCGGCGACCTGTTCCGCATGTATGAGCGCTATGCCAGCGCCCATGGCTGGAAGGTGGAGGTGCTTTCCGCAAGCGAGGGCGATGCCGGCGGCTACAAGGAAATCATCGCCTCGGTCACCGGCAAGGGCGTGTTTTCGCGGCTGAAGTTCGAATCCGGCGTCCACCGCGTCCAGCGCGTGCCCGAGACCGAGGCCGGCGGGCGCATCCATACCTCCGCCGCTACCGTTGCCGTGCTGCCCGAGGCCGAGGATATCGATATCGAGGTGCGCCAGGACGATATCCGCATCGACACGATGCGCGCGTCGGGCGCGGGCGGCCAGCACGTCAACACCACGGACTCGGCGGTGCGCATCACCCACATCCCGACAGGGATCGTGGTCACGAGCTCGGAAAAATCCCAGCACCAGAACCGGGCAAAGGCGATGCAGGTGCTGCGCGCCAGGCTTTATGACATGGAGCGCCAGCGGAAGGACAGCGAGCGGTCCGCCGACCGCAAGAGCCAGGTCGGTTCCGGCGACCGTTCGGAGCGGATCCGCACCTACAATTTCCCGCAGGGGCGCGTTACCGACCACCGCATCAACCTGACACTCTACAAGCTCGATGCCGTGATTGCCGGCGATCTCGATGAGGTCGTGGATGCGCTGGTATCCGATTATCAGGCCGGACAGCTTGCGCTCCTCGGCGGCGAGGCGCACTGA
- a CDS encoding ArsR/SmtB family transcription factor, with amino-acid sequence MGNTGVVIRLNTSSEADAKLLGAAELLSALAFDHRLLIARALQSGSRTLIELSHATGLAFKPLISSIAKLLQSGLVIMRRQNNETVYELGNPRLGEVVRLADRFVERDPC; translated from the coding sequence ATGGGTAATACTGGCGTCGTTATCCGCCTTAATACGTCGAGCGAAGCGGATGCAAAGCTTCTCGGCGCAGCCGAACTCCTGTCCGCCCTCGCCTTCGATCACCGGTTGCTTATTGCCAGGGCGCTTCAATCCGGTTCCAGAACGCTGATCGAACTCAGCCACGCGACCGGCCTCGCTTTCAAACCGCTGATCTCCTCGATCGCAAAGCTGCTCCAGTCCGGTCTGGTTATCATGCGGCGGCAGAACAATGAAACGGTCTATGAACTCGGCAATCCCCGGCTTGGAGAGGTTGTCCGCCTCGCAGACCGCTTCGTCGAGCGAGATCCGTGCTGA
- the rpsA gene encoding 30S ribosomal protein S1, translated as MTAQTPTRDDFAAMLEESFGANNDLAEGYVAKGIVTAIEKDMAIIDVGLKVEGRVPLKEFGAKGKDGELKPGDEVEVYVERIENALGEAVLSREKARREESWIKLEAKFEAGERVEGLIFNQVKGGFTVDLDGAIAFLPRSQVDIRPIRDVSPLMHTPQPFEILKMDKRRGNIVVSRRTVLEESRAEQRSEIVQNLEEGQVVEGVVKNITDYGAFVDLGGIDGLLHVTDMAWRRVNHPTELLTIGQNVKVQIIRINQETHRISLGMKQLEADPWDGISAKYPEGKKISGTVTNITDYGAFVELEPGIEGLIHISEMSWTKKNVHPGKILSTTQDVDVVVLEVDPAKRRISLGLKQTLENPWEAFSFSNPSGTEVEGEIKNKTEFGLFIGLEGDVDGMVHLSDLDWNRPGEQVIEEYNKGDIVKAVVLDVDIEKERISLGIKQLGKDSLTEAAASGDLRKGAVVSCEVIGTNDGGVEVKLVNHDDITAFIRRADLARDRDDQRPERFSAGQVFDARVTNFSKRDRKVMLSIKALEIAEEKEAVAQFGSSDSGASLGDILGAALKNRDDQ; from the coding sequence ATGACTGCACAAACCCCCACGCGCGACGATTTCGCCGCAATGCTCGAAGAATCCTTCGGCGCCAACAATGATCTGGCCGAAGGCTATGTTGCCAAGGGCATCGTTACGGCTATCGAAAAAGACATGGCCATCATCGATGTCGGTCTTAAGGTCGAAGGCCGCGTGCCGCTGAAGGAATTCGGCGCCAAGGGCAAGGACGGCGAACTGAAGCCGGGCGATGAAGTCGAAGTCTATGTCGAGCGTATCGAAAACGCGCTGGGCGAAGCCGTTCTGTCGCGCGAAAAGGCACGCCGCGAGGAATCGTGGATCAAGCTCGAAGCCAAGTTCGAGGCCGGTGAGCGCGTTGAAGGCCTGATCTTCAACCAGGTCAAGGGCGGCTTCACGGTCGACCTCGACGGCGCGATTGCCTTCCTGCCGCGTTCGCAGGTCGATATCCGTCCGATCCGTGACGTGTCGCCGCTGATGCACACGCCGCAGCCGTTCGAAATCCTGAAGATGGACAAGCGCCGCGGCAACATCGTCGTTTCGCGCCGGACCGTTCTGGAAGAAAGCCGTGCGGAACAGCGTTCGGAAATCGTTCAGAACCTCGAAGAGGGCCAGGTTGTCGAGGGTGTCGTCAAGAACATCACCGATTACGGCGCGTTCGTGGATCTCGGCGGCATCGACGGCCTGCTGCACGTCACCGACATGGCATGGCGTCGCGTCAACCACCCGACCGAGCTTCTGACCATCGGCCAGAACGTCAAGGTCCAGATCATCCGCATCAACCAGGAAACCCATCGTATTTCGCTGGGCATGAAGCAGCTTGAAGCTGACCCGTGGGATGGCATTTCGGCCAAGTATCCGGAAGGCAAGAAGATTTCTGGTACCGTCACGAACATCACCGATTACGGCGCGTTCGTCGAGCTGGAGCCGGGCATCGAAGGCCTGATCCATATCTCGGAAATGTCCTGGACCAAGAAGAACGTACACCCCGGCAAGATCCTGTCGACCACGCAGGACGTCGATGTCGTCGTTCTCGAAGTCGATCCGGCCAAGCGTCGTATTTCTCTCGGCCTCAAGCAGACGCTTGAAAATCCGTGGGAAGCCTTCTCCTTCTCCAATCCGTCCGGCACGGAAGTTGAAGGCGAGATCAAGAACAAGACCGAATTCGGCCTGTTCATCGGTCTCGAAGGCGATGTCGACGGCATGGTTCACCTGTCCGATCTCGACTGGAACCGTCCGGGCGAGCAGGTCATCGAGGAATACAACAAGGGCGATATCGTCAAGGCTGTGGTTCTCGATGTTGATATCGAAAAGGAGCGTATCTCGCTCGGTATCAAGCAGCTCGGCAAGGACTCGCTGACGGAAGCTGCCGCTTCCGGCGATCTGCGCAAGGGTGCGGTGGTTTCCTGCGAAGTCATCGGCACCAATGACGGCGGCGTTGAAGTGAAGCTCGTCAACCATGACGACATCACCGCCTTCATCCGCCGTGCGGACCTCGCCCGTGACCGTGACGATCAGCGCCCCGAGCGTTTTTCGGCCGGCCAGGTCTTCGATGCCCGCGTCACCAACTTCTCCAAGCGCGACCGCAAGGTCATGCTCTCCATCAAGGCGCTGGAAATCGCCGAGGAGAAGGAAGCCGTGGCACAGTTCGGTTCGTCCGACTCGGGCGCCTCGCTTGGCGATATTCTCGGTGCGGCTCTGAAAAACCGCGACGACCAGTAG
- a CDS encoding YoaK family protein, with product MSRSLLASALSLNGGYVDTMGFVALHGLFTAHVTGNFVTLGAAIATGTGGLLAKALALPVFCVSVMAARYFAHWLGKHDHRVVPVLLILQFTLFLAAAILAFLLSLAASSPGEIIIGMTLVVAMAIQNAVHRVHLPDLPPSTLMTGTTTQIMLDLADLIFERTADRKPLKRRLKRLVPALFLFALGCALAALAYRLFGRFCFLAPPVIIMLAFYAYWLEDKAEKPAT from the coding sequence ATGTCGCGTTCCCTGCTTGCCTCGGCTCTCAGCCTCAATGGGGGCTATGTCGATACGATGGGCTTCGTTGCCCTGCACGGGCTTTTCACCGCCCATGTCACCGGCAACTTCGTGACGCTGGGCGCTGCCATCGCGACGGGCACTGGCGGGCTCCTGGCAAAGGCGCTTGCCTTGCCGGTGTTCTGCGTTTCGGTAATGGCGGCGCGCTATTTCGCGCACTGGCTTGGAAAGCATGACCACCGGGTCGTTCCGGTGCTTCTGATCCTTCAGTTCACCCTGTTCCTGGCGGCTGCCATACTGGCATTCCTGCTGTCCCTGGCAGCAAGCAGTCCCGGCGAAATCATCATCGGTATGACCCTTGTCGTCGCGATGGCGATACAGAACGCCGTGCATCGGGTGCATCTTCCCGATCTTCCGCCGTCCACGCTGATGACGGGCACGACGACGCAGATCATGCTGGACCTTGCCGACCTGATTTTCGAACGCACGGCGGACAGGAAGCCGCTGAAACGCCGGCTGAAGCGGCTGGTGCCCGCGCTTTTCCTGTTCGCGCTCGGCTGCGCGCTCGCAGCCCTCGCATACCGCCTGTTCGGCCGGTTCTGCTTCCTTGCGCCGCCGGTCATCATCATGCTGGCGTTCTACGCATACTGGCTGGAGGACAAGGCCGAGAAACCGGCGACCTGA
- a CDS encoding aspartate kinase translates to MARIVMKFGGTSVANIERIRNVARHVKREVDAGHEVAVVVSAMAGKTNELVEWTREASPMHDAREYDVVVSSGEQVTSGLLSIVLQSMGVNARSWQGWQIPIRTDGTHGAARIAEIDGSDIIKRMGEGQVAVCAGFQGIGPDNRVATLGRGGSDTSAVAIAAAVHADRCDIYTDVDGVYTTDPRVEPKAKRLKKVAFEEMLEMASLGAKVLQVRSVELAMVHKVRTFVRSSFEAPDAPGMGDFDNPPGTLICDEDEILEQEVVTGIAYAKDEAQISLRRVEDRPGVAAAIFGPLAEAHVNVDMIVQNISEAGTHTDMTFTVPASDVEKAKAALAAKQSEIGYDVIQSETELAKISVIGIGMRSHSGVAASAFKALSQKGINIKAITTSEIKISILIDGAYAELAVRTLHSCYGLDK, encoded by the coding sequence ATGGCCCGCATCGTCATGAAATTCGGCGGCACGTCTGTCGCCAATATCGAGCGCATTCGCAATGTGGCGCGCCATGTGAAACGGGAAGTCGATGCCGGCCACGAGGTCGCCGTCGTGGTTTCGGCCATGGCCGGCAAAACCAACGAACTGGTCGAGTGGACGCGCGAGGCCTCGCCGATGCACGATGCCCGCGAATATGACGTCGTCGTTTCCTCCGGCGAGCAGGTGACGTCCGGCCTGCTTTCGATCGTGTTGCAGTCGATGGGCGTCAACGCCCGCTCCTGGCAGGGCTGGCAGATACCGATCAGGACCGACGGCACCCATGGCGCCGCCCGGATCGCCGAGATCGACGGCTCGGACATCATCAAGCGCATGGGCGAGGGTCAGGTCGCCGTCTGCGCCGGCTTCCAGGGCATCGGCCCGGACAATCGGGTCGCGACCCTCGGTCGCGGCGGCTCGGATACCTCTGCCGTTGCCATCGCCGCCGCCGTTCATGCCGACCGCTGCGACATCTACACCGATGTCGACGGCGTCTACACCACCGATCCGCGCGTCGAGCCGAAGGCGAAGCGCTTGAAGAAGGTGGCGTTCGAGGAGATGCTGGAAATGGCGTCGCTCGGGGCCAAGGTTCTGCAGGTTCGCTCGGTTGAGCTTGCGATGGTTCACAAGGTGCGCACATTCGTGCGTTCCAGCTTCGAGGCGCCGGATGCGCCGGGCATGGGCGATTTCGACAATCCGCCCGGCACCCTGATTTGCGACGAGGATGAGATTTTGGAACAGGAAGTCGTAACCGGCATCGCGTATGCCAAGGATGAGGCGCAGATTTCGCTGCGCCGCGTGGAAGACCGCCCGGGCGTCGCCGCCGCCATCTTCGGCCCGCTGGCCGAGGCCCATGTCAATGTCGATATGATCGTGCAGAACATCTCGGAAGCGGGCACCCATACCGACATGACCTTCACCGTGCCGGCATCGGACGTCGAGAAGGCCAAGGCGGCGCTTGCCGCCAAGCAATCCGAGATCGGCTATGACGTGATCCAGAGCGAGACGGAACTGGCCAAGATCTCGGTCATCGGTATCGGCATGCGCTCGCATTCCGGCGTTGCCGCGTCCGCCTTCAAGGCGCTGTCGCAGAAGGGCATCAACATCAAGGCGATCACCACCTCCGAGATCAAGATTTCGATCCTGATCGACGGCGCTTATGCGGAACTCGCGGTCAGGACTTTGCATTCCTGCTACGGTCTCGATAAATAG
- the prmC gene encoding peptide chain release factor N(5)-glutamine methyltransferase codes for MTLAELYRQTVEAFAAAGLETPQDDARHLVSGVLGLSLTEMVTEGARVIDDEEMAAVAEAVARRKNREPVYRILGAREFYGLDFLLSPDTLEPRPDTEILVEQCLPFLKRRITEAGRASFVDLGTGTGAIAITLLSQCREAEGVATDISEGALETARGNALINGVADRLRLRQGSWFDAITGRFDMIVSNPPYIVSDEIAALQPEVRDFDPRAALDGGESGLDAYRAIAAGAEDHLAEGGIVALEIGAEQKAAVTAVFVAAGFKLLVAEKDLGNNDRVLIFVRSG; via the coding sequence GTGACGCTTGCCGAACTCTATCGCCAGACCGTCGAAGCCTTCGCGGCGGCCGGGCTCGAAACCCCGCAGGACGATGCCCGCCACCTTGTCAGCGGCGTGCTCGGCCTGTCGCTGACCGAGATGGTGACTGAAGGCGCGCGCGTCATCGACGACGAAGAGATGGCGGCGGTGGCCGAGGCCGTCGCCCGGCGCAAGAACCGTGAGCCGGTCTATCGGATCCTCGGCGCGCGCGAATTCTACGGCCTCGATTTCCTGCTGTCGCCGGACACGCTGGAGCCCCGGCCGGACACGGAAATTCTGGTCGAGCAGTGCCTGCCGTTTCTGAAACGCCGGATCACCGAGGCCGGTCGGGCAAGCTTCGTCGATCTCGGCACCGGAACCGGGGCGATCGCGATCACGCTGCTCAGCCAATGTCGCGAAGCCGAGGGCGTGGCGACGGATATTTCCGAAGGGGCTCTTGAAACGGCGCGCGGGAATGCCTTGATAAACGGCGTTGCCGATCGGCTGCGCCTTCGACAAGGCTCCTGGTTCGACGCAATTACCGGGCGTTTTGACATGATCGTGTCAAATCCGCCTTATATCGTCTCGGATGAGATTGCAGCGCTTCAGCCGGAAGTGCGCGATTTCGACCCGCGAGCAGCCCTCGATGGCGGTGAAAGCGGTCTGGATGCCTATCGGGCGATCGCCGCCGGCGCCGAGGATCATCTCGCCGAAGGCGGGATTGTGGCGCTCGAAATCGGAGCCGAACAGAAGGCGGCGGTTACCGCGGTGTTTGTCGCGGCCGGGTTCAAACTCTTGGTTGCAGAAAAGGACCTCGGGAATAACGACCGCGTCTTGATATTCGTCAGGTCCGGGTGA
- the ptsP gene encoding phosphoenolpyruvate--protein phosphotransferase, with translation MNHQASSPRILLKRLRELMAEPLEPQDRLDRIVGQIADNMVAAVCSVYVLRADSVLELYATQGLRRDAVHLASLRMGQGLVGTIAASARPLNLSDAQSHPAFRYLPETGEEIYHSFMGVPILRAGRTLGVLVVQNTDEHAYSEEEVEALQTAAMLLAELIASGDLKKITRPGMELDLTRSVSLSGDAYGEGIALGHAVLHEPRIVISNLVNEDSDAEIARLRAAVEKLRFSIDELLQRNDVPSEGEHREVLETYRMFAHDRGWVRRLEEAITLGLTAEGAVEKVQSDTKARMIRLTDPFMRDRMHDLDDLANRLLRQLTGGSIDRDGEDFPDDAIVVARVMGAAELLDYPREKLRGLVLEDGAATSHVIIVARAMGIPVIGQAVGVAAQVENGDAIIVDGDDGEVHVRPLDAVIMAYEEKVRLRAKRQEQFRALRAVEPVSADGVRFKLMMNAGLLVDLPQLDDSGAEGIGLFRTELQFMIASRMPKAAEQERFYRQVLDHAGDRAVTFRTLDIGSDKMVSFFRAQEEENPAMGWRAIRLALDRPYLLRMQMRALMKATAGETLRVMVPMVSEVGELRETRALMAKEVQHLVKFGHQVPKKIELGAMLEVPALLYEIDELMAEVDFISVGSNDLYQFFMAIDRGNARVSDRYDTISKPFLRMLRDIVRAGERNNVPVTLCGEYASKPISALALFAIGYRAVSMSPTAIGPVKAMLLGLDIGAVSAEINTALDDPANGTPVRALLERFANDHNIPL, from the coding sequence ATGAACCACCAAGCATCGAGCCCGCGCATTCTCCTTAAGCGGCTGAGGGAACTGATGGCGGAACCATTGGAGCCGCAGGATCGCCTCGACCGCATCGTCGGCCAGATCGCCGACAACATGGTGGCGGCGGTCTGCTCGGTCTATGTGCTGCGCGCCGACAGCGTGCTCGAACTCTACGCCACGCAGGGCCTGAGGCGCGATGCGGTCCACCTTGCAAGCCTTCGCATGGGACAGGGCCTCGTCGGCACGATCGCGGCTTCTGCCCGGCCGCTGAACCTTTCCGACGCCCAGTCGCACCCCGCCTTCCGCTATCTCCCGGAGACCGGCGAGGAAATCTATCATTCGTTCATGGGCGTGCCGATCCTGCGCGCCGGCCGCACGCTCGGCGTTCTGGTGGTCCAGAACACCGACGAGCATGCCTATAGCGAGGAAGAGGTCGAGGCGCTGCAGACGGCGGCGATGCTGCTTGCCGAGCTGATCGCCTCGGGTGATCTGAAGAAGATCACGCGTCCCGGCATGGAGCTGGACCTCACCCGTTCGGTGTCGCTTTCGGGCGATGCCTATGGCGAGGGCATCGCGCTTGGCCACGCCGTGCTGCACGAGCCGCGCATCGTCATCAGCAATCTCGTCAACGAGGACAGCGATGCCGAGATCGCGCGGCTGCGCGCGGCTGTCGAAAAATTGCGCTTCTCGATCGACGAGCTGTTGCAGCGAAACGACGTGCCCTCGGAGGGCGAGCATCGCGAGGTGCTGGAAACCTACCGCATGTTTGCCCATGACCGCGGCTGGGTTCGCCGTCTGGAAGAGGCGATCACGCTGGGGCTGACGGCCGAGGGCGCGGTCGAGAAGGTGCAGAGCGACACCAAGGCGCGGATGATCCGCCTGACCGATCCGTTCATGCGCGACCGGATGCACGATCTCGACGACCTTGCCAACCGGCTGCTCAGGCAATTGACCGGCGGCAGTATCGACCGCGACGGCGAGGACTTTCCCGATGACGCGATCGTCGTGGCGCGGGTCATGGGCGCTGCCGAACTTCTGGACTATCCGCGCGAAAAACTGCGCGGCCTGGTGCTGGAGGATGGGGCCGCGACCAGCCACGTGATCATCGTCGCGCGCGCCATGGGTATCCCGGTGATCGGCCAGGCCGTCGGCGTTGCCGCCCAGGTCGAAAACGGCGACGCCATCATCGTCGATGGCGATGATGGCGAGGTCCATGTCCGCCCGCTCGATGCGGTGATCATGGCGTATGAGGAAAAGGTCCGCCTTCGCGCCAAGCGCCAGGAACAGTTCCGCGCGCTGCGCGCGGTCGAGCCGGTCTCGGCCGATGGGGTGCGGTTCAAGCTGATGATGAATGCCGGGCTGCTGGTGGACCTGCCGCAGCTCGACGACAGCGGCGCGGAGGGCATCGGGCTGTTTCGCACCGAATTGCAGTTCATGATCGCCTCGCGCATGCCGAAGGCCGCCGAGCAGGAAAGGTTCTACCGCCAGGTACTCGATCATGCCGGCGACCGCGCGGTGACATTCCGCACGCTCGATATCGGCTCCGACAAGATGGTCTCCTTCTTCCGCGCCCAGGAAGAGGAAAACCCGGCCATGGGCTGGCGCGCGATCCGGCTTGCGCTCGACCGGCCCTATCTTCTGCGCATGCAGATGCGCGCGCTGATGAAGGCGACGGCGGGCGAGACCCTGAGGGTCATGGTGCCGATGGTCTCCGAGGTCGGCGAACTGCGCGAGACGCGGGCGCTGATGGCCAAGGAAGTCCAGCATCTCGTCAAATTCGGCCATCAGGTACCGAAAAAGATCGAGCTCGGCGCCATGCTGGAAGTGCCGGCGCTGCTTTACGAGATCGACGAACTGATGGCCGAGGTCGATTTCATCTCGGTCGGGTCCAACGACCTCTATCAGTTCTTCATGGCGATCGACCGCGGCAATGCCCGCGTTTCCGACCGCTACGACACGATCAGCAAGCCGTTTCTGAGGATGCTGCGCGATATCGTGCGCGCGGGCGAGCGCAACAATGTGCCCGTGACGCTGTGCGGCGAATATGCCAGCAAGCCGATTTCCGCGCTGGCGCTGTTTGCGATCGGCTACCGCGCCGTGTCGATGTCGCCGACGGCGATCGGGCCGGTGAAGGCGATGCTGCTCGGGCTCGATATCGGCGCCGTCAGCGCGGAAATCAATACCGCGCTTGACGATCCCGCCAATGGGACTCCTGTGCGGGCATTGCTTGAACGCTTTGCGAACGACCACAATATTCCGCTATAA